In the genome of Vicia villosa cultivar HV-30 ecotype Madison, WI linkage group LG7, Vvil1.0, whole genome shotgun sequence, one region contains:
- the LOC131620884 gene encoding potassium channel SKOR-like isoform X1: MKIDKKETKEVDEEEKNKHKQTATSSKSSSSSSSRSSFSYEREYEIQDIHDGIKSSRVSRFNLLEKELGLKIGWRKFSRQALFHEFVIDPDNRWYRAWIKFILLWAMYSSFFTPIEFGFFRGLPENLFILDIVGQLAFLVDIVLRFFVAYRDSQTYRMVYRRAPIATRYLKSSFVIDLLGCMPWDLIYKACGSREEVRFLLWIRLYRAQIVVRFFMNLEKDIRFNYIIARIVKLLVVELYCTHTAACVFYYLATTLPESQEGYTWIGSLKMGDYSYSNFREIDFWKLYTTSLYSAIVTMTTVGYGDIHAVNMREMVFVMVYVSFDMVLGAYLIGNMTALIVKGSKTEKFRDRMTDLMKYMNRNKLGRDIREQIKGHVRLQFESSYTDAAVLHDIPISIRSKISQSLYLPYIENIPLFRGCSSEFINQIVTRLHEEFFLPGEVIMQQGNVVDQLYFVCDGVLEVVGTAEDGTEETLSLLEHNSSFGEISILCNIPQPFTVRVCELCRVLRLDKQSFSNILDIYFYDGKKVLDNLVEGKESIRGKQLESDITFHIGRLESELALKVNRAAFDGDMYQLKSLIRAGADPKKTDYDGRSPLHLAACRGYEDITLLLIHEGVDINIKDNFGNTPLLEAVKNGHDRIASLLVREGASMKIDDSGSFLCTAVARGDPDYVKRLLSNGMDPNLKDYDNRTPLHVAASAGLIFMVKLLLEAGASVFTKDRWGNTPLDEARMSGNKNLIKMLEVAKSAQLTEYPFPQEIIDKVHPKKCTVFPFHPWGPKDSRRNGIVLWVPHTIEELVKTAAEQIGFSRDSCILSEDAGKVIDVSMIKDDQKLYLVREAH, from the exons ATGAAA ATCGATAAGAAGGAGACGAAGGAAGTGgatgaagaagagaaaaacaaacacAAGCAAACGGCGACAAGTTCAAAatcctcctcttcttcttcttcgcgtTCATCTTTTTCATATGAAAGAGAATACGAAATTCAAGATATTCATGATGGAATAAAATCATCAAGAGTAAGCAGATTCAATCTTCTAGAGAAAGAGTTAGGGTTGAAGATTGGATGGAGAAAGTTTAGTCGCCAAGCTCTTTTTCATGAGTTCGTTATCGATCCTGATAACAg GTGGTATCGGGCATGGATCAAGTTCATATTATTATGGGCAATGTACTCATCATTCTTCACCCCGATAGAGTTTGGATTTTTTCGTGGCCTGCCAGAGAATCTCTTTATACTTGACATTGTAGGACAGCTTGCTTTTCTTGTGGACATTGTTTTGCGGTTCTTTGTTGCTTATAGAGACAGCCAGACCTATCGCATGGTCTACAGGCGTGCTCCTATCGCTACGCG gtaTCTAAAATCTAGTTTTGTCATTGATCTTCTTGGATGTATGCCCTGGGACCTTATCTACAAG GCTTGTGGATCGAGAGAGGAAGTGAGGTTCCTATTGTGGATCAGATTATATAGGGCGCAGATAGTCGTGCGATTTTTCATGAATTTGGAAAAAGACATACGTTTCAATTACATTATTGCTCGGATTGTGAAACTTTTAGTTGTTGAACTCTATTGCACACACACAGCAGCCTGCGTTTTCTACTATTTGGCTACTACACTACCTGAATCACAAGAGGGTTACACATGGATAGGAAGTTTGAAAATGGGTGACTATAGTTATTCAAATTTCAGAGAAATTGATTTTTGGAAGCTCTACACAACATCATTGTATTCTGCTATTGTTACGATGACTACTGTTG GCTATGGTGATATACATGCTGTAAATATGAGGGAGATGGTATTTGtaatggtttatgtttcattcgaCATGGTTCTTGGTGCATATTTGATCGGTAACATGACAGCTTTAATAGTCAAAGGATCAAAGACTGAAAAGTTTAGGGACAGGATGACAGATTTGATGAAATATATGAATAGAAATAAACTTGGCAGGGATATCCGTGAACAAATAAAGGGTCACGTGCGCTTGCAGTTTGAGAGCAGTTACACCGACGCTGCTGTCCTTCACGACATTCCTATTTCTATTCGATCTAAG ATATCCCAATCGTTGTACTTGCCATACATTGAAAACATTCCCCTTTTTAGAGGATGCTCTTCAGAATTCATCAATCAGATT GTTACTAGGCTCCATGAAGAATTCTTTCTTCCAGGAGAAGTTATAATGCAACAAGGAAACGTTGTAGATCAACTATATTTTGTCTGCGATGGTGTGCTG GAGGTAGTAGGCACAGCTGAAGATGGGACCGAAGAAACTCTTTCACTTTTAGAGCACAACAGTTCATTTGGAGAAATATCTATTCTTTGCAACATTCCTCAGCCATTTACTGTCCGTGTTTGTGAACTGTGTAGGGTCTTGCGACTTGATAAACAATCATTTTCAAATATCCTAGATATATACTTTTATGATGGAAAGAAAGTATTAGACAACCTTGTAGAG GGAAAAGAATCTATTAGAGGTAAGCAATTGGAGTCAGACATCACATTTCATATTGGAAGGCTAGAATCTGAACTTGCTTTGAAGGTCAATAGAGCAGCTTTTGATGGTGATATGTATCAGCTAAAAAGTTTGATTCGAGCTGGAGCTGATCCTAAGAAGACAGATTATGATGGAAGATCACCTTTG CATCTTGCGGCCTGCAGAGGATATGAAGATATCACACTTCTCCTTATTCATGAAGGCGTCGACATCAACATCAAAG ATAACTTCGGGAACACACCACTACTTGAAGCAGTTAAGAATGGACACGATCGGATTGCTTCTTTACTTGTTAGAGAAGGGGCCTCTATGAAGATAGATGATAGTGGTAGTTTTTTATGCACAGCAGTTGCAAGAGGAGATCCAGATTATGTTAAAAGACTTCTATCTAATGGAATGGATCCTAATTTGAAAGATTACGACAATCGAACCCCTCTACATGTTGCTGCATCTGCAGGTTTAATCTTCATGGTAAAGTTGCTATTAGAAGCTGGAGCCAGTGTTTTTACAAAAGACAG ATGGGGAAATACTCCGCTTGATGAAGCTCGGATGAGTGGAAATAAGAATCTGATAAAGATGCTGGAAGTTGCAAAATCTGCTCAGTTGACAGAATACCCTTTTCCCCAAGAAATTATAG ATAAAGTACATCCAAAGAAGTGCACAGTGTTCCCTTTCCACCCATGGGGTCCAAAAGACTCTAGAAGAAATGGAATAGTATTATGGGTTCCACACACCATTGAAGAGCTAGTCAAAACAGCAGCAGAACAGATAGGATTTTCTAGGGACTCTTGTATTTTATCAGAAGATGCTGGTAAAGTTATTGATGTGAGCATGATTAAGGATGATCAGAAATTGTATTTAGTCCGCGAAGCACATTAG
- the LOC131620884 gene encoding potassium channel SKOR-like isoform X2 translates to MYSSFFTPIEFGFFRGLPENLFILDIVGQLAFLVDIVLRFFVAYRDSQTYRMVYRRAPIATRYLKSSFVIDLLGCMPWDLIYKACGSREEVRFLLWIRLYRAQIVVRFFMNLEKDIRFNYIIARIVKLLVVELYCTHTAACVFYYLATTLPESQEGYTWIGSLKMGDYSYSNFREIDFWKLYTTSLYSAIVTMTTVGYGDIHAVNMREMVFVMVYVSFDMVLGAYLIGNMTALIVKGSKTEKFRDRMTDLMKYMNRNKLGRDIREQIKGHVRLQFESSYTDAAVLHDIPISIRSKISQSLYLPYIENIPLFRGCSSEFINQIVTRLHEEFFLPGEVIMQQGNVVDQLYFVCDGVLEVVGTAEDGTEETLSLLEHNSSFGEISILCNIPQPFTVRVCELCRVLRLDKQSFSNILDIYFYDGKKVLDNLVEGKESIRGKQLESDITFHIGRLESELALKVNRAAFDGDMYQLKSLIRAGADPKKTDYDGRSPLHLAACRGYEDITLLLIHEGVDINIKDNFGNTPLLEAVKNGHDRIASLLVREGASMKIDDSGSFLCTAVARGDPDYVKRLLSNGMDPNLKDYDNRTPLHVAASAGLIFMVKLLLEAGASVFTKDRWGNTPLDEARMSGNKNLIKMLEVAKSAQLTEYPFPQEIIDKVHPKKCTVFPFHPWGPKDSRRNGIVLWVPHTIEELVKTAAEQIGFSRDSCILSEDAGKVIDVSMIKDDQKLYLVREAH, encoded by the exons ATGTACTCATCATTCTTCACCCCGATAGAGTTTGGATTTTTTCGTGGCCTGCCAGAGAATCTCTTTATACTTGACATTGTAGGACAGCTTGCTTTTCTTGTGGACATTGTTTTGCGGTTCTTTGTTGCTTATAGAGACAGCCAGACCTATCGCATGGTCTACAGGCGTGCTCCTATCGCTACGCG gtaTCTAAAATCTAGTTTTGTCATTGATCTTCTTGGATGTATGCCCTGGGACCTTATCTACAAG GCTTGTGGATCGAGAGAGGAAGTGAGGTTCCTATTGTGGATCAGATTATATAGGGCGCAGATAGTCGTGCGATTTTTCATGAATTTGGAAAAAGACATACGTTTCAATTACATTATTGCTCGGATTGTGAAACTTTTAGTTGTTGAACTCTATTGCACACACACAGCAGCCTGCGTTTTCTACTATTTGGCTACTACACTACCTGAATCACAAGAGGGTTACACATGGATAGGAAGTTTGAAAATGGGTGACTATAGTTATTCAAATTTCAGAGAAATTGATTTTTGGAAGCTCTACACAACATCATTGTATTCTGCTATTGTTACGATGACTACTGTTG GCTATGGTGATATACATGCTGTAAATATGAGGGAGATGGTATTTGtaatggtttatgtttcattcgaCATGGTTCTTGGTGCATATTTGATCGGTAACATGACAGCTTTAATAGTCAAAGGATCAAAGACTGAAAAGTTTAGGGACAGGATGACAGATTTGATGAAATATATGAATAGAAATAAACTTGGCAGGGATATCCGTGAACAAATAAAGGGTCACGTGCGCTTGCAGTTTGAGAGCAGTTACACCGACGCTGCTGTCCTTCACGACATTCCTATTTCTATTCGATCTAAG ATATCCCAATCGTTGTACTTGCCATACATTGAAAACATTCCCCTTTTTAGAGGATGCTCTTCAGAATTCATCAATCAGATT GTTACTAGGCTCCATGAAGAATTCTTTCTTCCAGGAGAAGTTATAATGCAACAAGGAAACGTTGTAGATCAACTATATTTTGTCTGCGATGGTGTGCTG GAGGTAGTAGGCACAGCTGAAGATGGGACCGAAGAAACTCTTTCACTTTTAGAGCACAACAGTTCATTTGGAGAAATATCTATTCTTTGCAACATTCCTCAGCCATTTACTGTCCGTGTTTGTGAACTGTGTAGGGTCTTGCGACTTGATAAACAATCATTTTCAAATATCCTAGATATATACTTTTATGATGGAAAGAAAGTATTAGACAACCTTGTAGAG GGAAAAGAATCTATTAGAGGTAAGCAATTGGAGTCAGACATCACATTTCATATTGGAAGGCTAGAATCTGAACTTGCTTTGAAGGTCAATAGAGCAGCTTTTGATGGTGATATGTATCAGCTAAAAAGTTTGATTCGAGCTGGAGCTGATCCTAAGAAGACAGATTATGATGGAAGATCACCTTTG CATCTTGCGGCCTGCAGAGGATATGAAGATATCACACTTCTCCTTATTCATGAAGGCGTCGACATCAACATCAAAG ATAACTTCGGGAACACACCACTACTTGAAGCAGTTAAGAATGGACACGATCGGATTGCTTCTTTACTTGTTAGAGAAGGGGCCTCTATGAAGATAGATGATAGTGGTAGTTTTTTATGCACAGCAGTTGCAAGAGGAGATCCAGATTATGTTAAAAGACTTCTATCTAATGGAATGGATCCTAATTTGAAAGATTACGACAATCGAACCCCTCTACATGTTGCTGCATCTGCAGGTTTAATCTTCATGGTAAAGTTGCTATTAGAAGCTGGAGCCAGTGTTTTTACAAAAGACAG ATGGGGAAATACTCCGCTTGATGAAGCTCGGATGAGTGGAAATAAGAATCTGATAAAGATGCTGGAAGTTGCAAAATCTGCTCAGTTGACAGAATACCCTTTTCCCCAAGAAATTATAG ATAAAGTACATCCAAAGAAGTGCACAGTGTTCCCTTTCCACCCATGGGGTCCAAAAGACTCTAGAAGAAATGGAATAGTATTATGGGTTCCACACACCATTGAAGAGCTAGTCAAAACAGCAGCAGAACAGATAGGATTTTCTAGGGACTCTTGTATTTTATCAGAAGATGCTGGTAAAGTTATTGATGTGAGCATGATTAAGGATGATCAGAAATTGTATTTAGTCCGCGAAGCACATTAG